aaagaaagaagaaaatcaaGCTTATTCATGAACTTATAAGTGAACTTTGTCCTGTTGGTGGAGGCATGACTATAACATTATTCAAAGGATAAAGCTACTGGAGAACAACTTCCATGAGACAGGGACACAGGGCGATTAAAGGCAAAATCAAAGATTTCAACTAAATTATGCCTCCTAAAAGATAAGCACCAAGTGTATGGTGTAGCAGTTAATGATACCAGGTAATTTCTTCTCATATGtctaaggcctcatttgtttttattaagattaagacgtctgaatctgaatacacatctgaatatcaagatgtgtattacgattaagacatctgaatctgaatacacatctgaatatattaagatgtgtattaagatctaaatagaaataattaagattgtttgatttttaacatctgaatgtataaaatttatctttatttgaaaattaataaacataaaattcaaatgaaatactaactaatccaatattctatcaataaaatatattattttttaaaatatgatagttattggtggtgatggctaacgggTGAATGCTAATTAAAGGCGGTGGTTTGTGATAattttggttgatgatggtggttcgtgctagtagctagtagtgattggtagtggtggcaattatgattgaggatggtggtggtgggcggtgatagttaataatggcggGTGGTGGTAGTAGTTGTGACTGAGGAAGGTGGTGGGTGTGTGGTGGTAGGTTAAAATAATGGGCAGTTCCGGCtgtggttgttgatggtgatggaGTTTTCAGTTGTGGTAGTTGCGGTGGATGAGTGTTAATTGTGATTGAGAATGCTATATGGTGGTCGGAGTGGTGGGGATAGTGGGTGGTGATGGTCGATAATGCTGGCGGCTACGATTGAGGATTATGGTGGCGTGGTGGTAGTGGTtggggtggtggtggtggtggcatggtggtagttgataatggtaggcaGCGGCGGCAGCtaataatgaatatgtgatagcatcttaatgaaattaagtctctgttatagatcttaatcatacagacctattcagactcattaagtggttgtgaagtaaaaaaaaacacACTTAATAATTAAGatttgaataattaagattcagactttaaaaacaaacgcacttaatgtctgagatctgaatgattaagattcagacctccattaagtgcaaacaaatgaggcctaaacCTTGGTGGTAACGTCACTCGGTACCTATGTTGGTGGAAGACAGCAGGTACCTGATGAAATATTCAAGGCGTACACAAGTTGGGTCCGACATTACCATTATCCCCAAAAAAGGTGGAAAGTAATAAGGTACATTTACTAAATTAAAGAGAACCTTATTTTGGAATATGAGAGGGATAGCTGCTACTAAGAGTTGGTGTTTTGTATTCGCCTTCTTAAGAGAGAGAACTCTAGAAAGTTAAAGAGATTAATAAGGCAAAGGCGTAGAACAAAAACCAATATTATGCCTGAAAAGAAACTATATGAATGAATCAACAAATATTACTGGGACATAAATGGGAAGCGAACTCAATAACAAAAGCACCCAACCTaagtgaaaatgctgattgaCATTGCGCAACAATCTACCATTCGTACCAATTATCCACCAAGTTATTTTGGAGCGTTGAGAAACCTATAGTTCCTGGTGTCTATTCGTTAAGTTTCAACAGTCATATCAAGAATCATTCACTATATGATTGCCAAGGATTTTCATTAGAAGCTTCATCTCATGCATTCCAAATTAAGCCCTTAGGCTCGACCAGTGACCAAATCAATAAATTTCTTGGTGATAAGAAATAGAGGAGACTTGAGCCGAGTGAATAAATACCTAAACAGATGTGCCCGTTGCTATAGATATGAGGGTGCATGGGAGCTGGAGGCACAAATATCACCTGCATCAATATAGCCAGCCGTAATTAGTAGGATAGGAGTTTCAATCAAGAACATTAACAAGAAACAACATCTTTCATCCAACATGAGAATATCATTGAATAGTGTCGACCATTAAATATACACCTGGGGAGCTTCCATAGGATAATGTTCTGGGAAATCAACTTGCAGCTGATAAGTTTCATTAGCATATAGCGTTCCAGGAGCACCATTCACGTCAATcacccaccttctcaaaaagaacCCACATCAATCAAAAGTTATTGCAACCATTTCCTCATCTTCTAATAATAAAATTAAGAGCAAAACTTGGTGTCTTTGGTATGAAGTTAATGTTCCATTATCTTGTTACCCTGAATTGCAGAACATGTTATTCTCAAAGGAACTCTTTTTGGTGATTCTCCACCAAAGGAAAAATAAATTCCAACCCTTGTGGGTGAAAGTCATCTACTTTTAACAAATACATCAATTGTTAATTAGATCAGCACAGATACATTGTTATCAATCTTTCATACTGAAAAATATCGCCAAAACACTATGGGGTCTTTTCATCTAGAAACAAGTTTTGCAGAGATTATAATACATGGATTAGTAATAAAGAAATTGTAATACATAGTATATTTTTTATCGGGCATTTATTTCTTTATACTAAAAAAGGGATATATAGGGTGTTGATAATGGGTtaatggaaaagaaaaagggcAATTTTGTGTTTTAGTTTTTAATCCATGTATTCCCTCCGTCCCATATTACTTGTCCACTTTCTTTTTTACACGCCCCTTAAGAATTCATAAATAAGAAGGGTAATTTTTACTAATTTACCCTTTTAACTCTTTTAATACACTATTTATGTGGCCTCAAACTAATCAACTCAAGCTAATAAAGTGTTTCCAAATCATTTAATTGTAAGGGTAAACTGGgaaaaatttaattaattctaTCTTGGTTTTGTAAATTGACAAGTAATTTGTGACAGATATTTTTAGTATTTTGGACAAGTAATATGGGACGGAGGGAGTATTACTTAATCCATGTATTTTATCTCTTGCTATGTTAGGCGGTGGTGGAGCCACCTTAGTCTAAGTGGTGTCCTTttgccgaaaaattacactgtgtaGCTAAGTCAATttctttttatgtatatatactatatgTTGAATCCCCATAGCTTCTTCTTTACTTCTTGAAATTCCTGACTCCGCCACTAATATTAGGTATAAACTAATACATGAAGTGGTGTATTATATTATATCAAAATTAGCTATACAACATTCAAAAATACAAACCAAATTTTACACCCTATCCTCCACCTTTACAAAATACCACATGTCAGCTACCTTTATACACAACGAGACACTGAAAAAATCTGTGAATTCCAAAGTAAACCATTtctcaaaatacaaaatattttcTATGGAAAAGGTTCCAAATTCTCAAATGAAAACACAATAATGAATTAATCTTATCCAAAGTTCATCCAGTTACATGGAAAAGAGAAATTTCAGTGACAGAGattaaaaaatagtaataataaaaaggaaaaaggaaagaccTTTGAAGATTATCGGAGGGTTTAAGGTTGAAACCAGCAGGGGGATTAACTTGCCACTCCACTAACTCTTTTTGGAGTCGATTGCATGCTATCTTGCTTAATGTctgattattgaattaattagtaTAAAAATCAAAATCACATTAGTTTTTTGTGAaatataaaagaaagaaaaaaaggaaaatatcaaagagaagaagaaaaccttGGGAGAGGAGTGAGCGGCGCTGGTCATGGCTAGCCGGGATATATCCATGAAACAAAAAAGAGGAATATGAATAGCTTGATTTTTAAGTCCCAAACTCCCCCGTTGAAGTGGGAGTGATATATACTAGTTTGAATTAGCTCataatttaagaaagaaataagCATTTTAagatttataattttaaaaatagtaTAATAATTACTCCTTCCGTTCACTTTTGTTTCTCTACTTTCTACTTTGCACTccctttaagaaaaaaataaataaaagtatatattttacaaaaatagtatAATATTGTACGTACTATTTATGTAAATTTTCacaaatatatatttattaagaTAAGGTACACGCGCAACATGCGTATCCTAATACTAGTATGAAAAATGAATACATAGTGAAATTGAAATTATTATGTTGCAACTCTAATCCCCGTGTATGTTATTTTGGCCCAATAGCGCACTTTTCATTCACCTACTTTATTATTCACCTCTTTCACTCCCCTTTCTGgctttttcctctctcttttttcttaaaagaaatttGCTGTTATGTTGTAAAGTGCTTTTATTTAAtgcttaattaatttttaattttttaattttttatttttaaatgctTAAAATAATCAAAAGCAGTACTcactccgttccaatttatgtgaaaatGTTTGACTCGGTACGGAGTTTAagtaaaaaatgaagacttttggaatttttggtcctaaacaagtccaaatggggcccagagtatttgtgtggttataaaaacttctcattaagggtaaagttataactttaagctaaattgttaccaaatttaaaaAGGGTTCAttttttttggaacggaccaaaaagaaaataggttcacaaaaACTGGAACCGGGGGAGTAATACTAAAGTAAGTTGCGCAGCCACCGCCAGCTCCTTTGACGCAGCACAGCAAATGATTTTTAATCCAAATGAATACAAACTTAAATAATTCCAACTATAACATACATATTCTGTCATAGACACCAAACCTAGCCAATAGGCATTGAATGAAGAAATTCCAACCAAATATTTTTCATTTAACTACGGGGAGAAGTGAATTCAATACCTGATTCGATTTTTATTCTTATATATGTAATTTAAGCAGCTATTTTTTTTCGTGAAtatcttaaattatgcttttcaCAAGTTCGGCACGCTAGGTATATTTCCGTTTGAGTTAGGTGCTTCTACtaaacaaaatgaaaataaaaaaacgaaAGCTATGACAGAGCTTAAGATTTGAGATGTCATTTTACCTAAATATGTAAAAGGATTATCTTGTAGCAAATTCACGAAATTACTCGTAATTTGTTCATTTGGATGCAGTGGCGAATTCATAACAGGGAGTCATTAGATTCTGCTCTTTATTTATTATGACAACCAGTCAATTTTCCTGCGCTTCGCACGGTATTTTGGTAAATTTAGAAATATCCTTTTCATTACTTTAGTCCAGATATATATAGAAGAAATAACTTTTTcatgttaaaataaaaaaagacagTCTTTTCAAGGTATAtatgtgtgtgtttgtgtgtggGGGCGTGAGCGTATATATGTAGAAATGTGTGATTTACAGATAAGTAGGTATTTTCATTTATCATAGTGCAAATATAATGCATCTTGCATAAATTCATTAAAGAAGCTTTTCGAAGATAGTATAGTTGATCTTTCTGAAATCATTAATTGAGACATTGTAAAGAGAAAAAGCTCATGCGAAGCTAAGTTTCATTGTTGACACGGGGTTCCTGATGCTTGTAAGGATTTTTAGAAAGGtaaatttcatcattaaactACTAATTACCATACCAATAatagtatttatttatttcttttgtgtattgaGAGTAAAGTTATACAAATGAAATATACACTTATTTAGTTAGCAGCAAAAGTCTTCTTAGGCAACAAACCGAGCTAGCATATGGAAGTATGCAACCATGTGTAATAGTTACACCAGGAACGATCTTTTCTGCTTCCTTGTTCTTCCTCACAATCAAGAGTAGATGCCCTAAAAGTATTCTGTTGCTCTTGTTATCACGAACTGCATCCCAAATATCAATTCCACCTCCTATAGCCATTCATCAGAAATTAAGTTGAAGAACAATATCATAGAAATTATATCCAGACCAGGATTTCAAATCCCTTTTAAACAATAAATTAAACTTACACTTGTAAAATGCAAAAGCAGTAAGTACAAAGTTGAGTTTATGATTTATAATAATATTGAGTTCATCCAACAATGGATCAAATTGTTAACCTTCTTTCCTCTACCTACTCAATTGTTTCAAAAGCAAATCTCACCCAGTTTACTGTATTTTGTATTATTCGAACTCATATATGTTCAAATAGATCATCcacaaaatcaaaatcaaataaTGAGAATTTTATATAGTAGAAGAGAAAATTCTattttccttccttttctttgtttcttttggtGGAATTCATTAGTTGAGGAAAGTAGAATATATCGGAGGGGAAACAGAAAAATTCGAAAAGGCGGaactttgttgttgttttctttccaCTTGGCAGAGATATTATGCCGCTTGTCGGGAAACTCGCACCTTCCGATATGTATACGATCTGGTTGTAATTTTACTCCAAATACATCTTTGGACAGAGATGACTGTGGAGATTGCCGAAGAAGAGAGAATTAGTTATGTGAACAGTTGAAAAAATATTTGTCATTCAAGCATTGGTGTGTGAAAATGTTTACACATGACCTCTGATTTTCTAACTTTACCATGAAAAAACAATAACCGTTTTATTTATCTAAGAACGTTATTAAGAACCATCATTCCTTTTCGTGAAGAGTTGCTCCCTTCTCGTTTTCATCTTATTTCCCTGTAGTTGTTTCTGGTCACTATTTTCCGAGTTAGTAAATGAAGCGTTACAAACTTCTGGGTTTCTTCAATAAGATAAAGGTGGCTTTTGGGAAGGGGTTTCTATAATAAGATAAATGAAGAAATAGGAGAAAACACCAAAAATTGCGTAAAAAGATAAATAGGATTCCTTGTTTGTAATTACCTAAGCAAGGTCcctcaattatatatatatatatatatatatatatatatatatatatatatatatatatatattaatttcaCAAATACCGATGATATATAATGTACTTCATCCATCTCATAATATCTGTCATGATTTTCTTGTACACGCTccttaagaaaaattaattaggaTAGGATTTTGACTACTTTACCCTTATTCATATCTTAATATTTAGTTTTTCTTCATTGATATTTGAACAAAGTTATCCATAATTGAAGTGGTTGTAGTCTTCAAGGATAAatattactaagggtaaaaaggaaaaaagataatcaattttgtcttgaacttctaaagtgacaaataatttgagacaactacTTTTAGTAACCATGACTCataatatgaaacggaggaaGTATGTAGTTCGAGATAGAAACTgattaccctcaaaatcggataacaattgaatttgtaagtggttttaaggatacgtggattAAATTGACACAAAGCGATAAATTAAATTGCAATTGAGATAAAATatgataaagtaaattcaaaccacACGAATTGAACAGTTACAGCCTTGGGGGAGGGGGGGAGCCACCCTTGAACAGAATGCACTTTGATCAGTGTCAAGACATAGTTGAATAAGAGCTTAAAGAGAAAATAACAGTATATTGCTTCTGAATGTGTGTTATAATATTGTTTTACAAGTAATtagaccccctttatataatagtgGAGTCCTATATTAGGTACAACTCTATAAAAAGCAAAAATTCCCTAATTAACTGATTACTGATCTCACATCAGCATATGTCGAGATCTCCGTCGTGATATTAGGTCGGTTACTGATATCACACGACCTTCTGTTGGTCGAGTTTGACTGCCTGACAATGTTCTTCGAGGTTAATCAAGGTCAGGACCGATCTGAATCATGTCCCCAATATTCTCGAGAGCAGGTGTTATGGTCCGGACTCAGAATTGTTGAGGTCCCTACCTCGGTCTAGGCCCCACAGTTATCATATCTCGAGCTTGGCCTATCATGTCAGAGACCGGGATATACTTCGAGAccgattttacccgtatacagatTGTTCCCTCATTTTCCAGAGAGTAGACGACGAGAAACGATATGAGCTTCTGATTCTCACCTCGATACCCCGCTTCAGAAACGACAAAATGGACGAAACGTCTCGTCTGTCACGTCTTAATGGCATTAAATACTTGTCAGTTGCTGGTCGGCCATTCCTGGACGCGAACCGTCATTTGAAAACTATGAATACCCCATTCTTCATTCATTTAAACTTTACATCCAAACCTTTTACCCTTGTTCCTAAGAAATCTTTATATTTTCTGGCACTTATATTCTATTTTTTTGAGATCTTTGTGAGAACCATCAAGTGTATTCCTTCAACTTCCTCTCATTCCTCTTTAATCCTCCATTTAAAAGAAAATGGCGAAGACTTCAAAAATAGTTCCCCAAAAAGAAACTCCTTCTTCATCACGGCCGGCTGCCGAGGAGACTGTTCCACGTACTACTATCAAGGAACCAGTAGTGAAACCCCCCCTTGAACACGTTCACCCCTGGTGGATGCTCGGTAACCTTTGATTTCAAGGTTGAAATACCTCCCTCCGTACCTGGCCAATGTGAGAAGGTCTCGAGATACGTATGTTCGATCCCTAAAGAGATCCTCCCCACGGTCAAAAAGGATTGCAACTGGGTTGATAAGCACGTGGTGGTTCCCGGACCTGATGAAGATATCACCACCCACGTCGAGGGATACTTAAgtttttacacttatccctttacGACGGGTCCATTGGAATCGATCATCATCGACTTTTGCAAAAGATATGAGGTATGCCTCGGTCAAATTCACCCTTCATTCTGGAGGATAGTGATCCTATTTCAGTTCTTCGTGAGCAAGATCGAGGGATGCTAGTTCACCGTTAACCACCTCATGCGCCTATACAGTCCCTGACTTTTTCGAGAGGATGGGGGGACTGATCAAGCAGGCGCGTCGGGCTAGTAAATCCCGGTTCTCGAGCATCGATAACGATCAGGATCGAGGTTGGCTAGGCTgttttgtccgagtgaggacctcagACCTAATCCCAGCTGAGTGCATGTCGTTCCCACTTCtgttccccgaggaatggaacatAAAACGTaagtaaaatttcattttcagatgttattttactcttttttccttccttCTTATCAGTGCTTGGTGGAGGTGCAACTGTCGCTCGGTCCCGAATGCAGTCCGTCAACTCAAGGACTAGGTCAAGGGCATACAAAGGCCATATTATGAGCGTGCATGGCGCGAACTTTCAAAGGGCCGGTGGGTGGCTCGTTCTCAAGGTGAGATTCCTTCCACGAGTGAGTAAAACTTGGTTTCTTTTGTGTCGCCAAGTTCTTacttgttttttcttcttttgcaggTTTATCCAAGGAAGTCATAATGAGGCCTTCATCCGGTGACGAGGATTGCACCGTCGAGTCCCCTACTCCGAGACAGGGTGAtgagaagaagagaaagagggCTCTAAGTTCTCCGAGCtcagagaagaagaaaataaaaagaaagccGGTGCGCAAGCCCAAAGAAAATACTAGCGCTCGGGCGCCCTCATTCGACTCACTCCACCGGC
This genomic stretch from Nicotiana sylvestris chromosome 9, ASM39365v2, whole genome shotgun sequence harbors:
- the LOC104227774 gene encoding probable ubiquitin-conjugating enzyme E2 18, with the translated sequence MDISRLAMTSAAHSSPKTLSKIACNRLQKELVEWQVNPPAGFNLKPSDNLQRWVIDVNGAPGTLYANETYQLQVDFPEHYPMEAPQVIFVPPAPMHPHIYSNGHICLDILYDSWSPAMTVSSICISLLSMLSSSTAKQLPDDNDRYVKNCRNGRSPKETRWWFHDDKV